Part of the Corynebacterium efficiens YS-314 genome is shown below.
CCGGAATTCCAGGACCTCCGGGAAATTGTGGCCGGTGTCCACGTGCAGCAGCTCAAAGGGGACGGTGGCCGGGGCGAAGGCGCGGCGGGCGAGTTCGTAGACCACCACGGAATCCTTGCCGCCGGAGAACAGCAGGCCGATCTTGTCGAACTGGCCGGCCACCTCGCGCAGGATGTGGATGGATTCGTTCTCGAGGTCTTTCAGGTGTGGGGAGAGTTCGGTCTGGGTGGCTGGTGAGGTAACTGTGGTCATGAGTGAAGTCCGCATTCTGTCTTGGCGTTTCCGGCCCAGCGGCCGGCACGGGGGTCCTGTCCCTCTGCGACAGGCAGGGTGCAGGTGGCGCAACCGATGGATGGGTATCCCTGGTGCGTGAGGGGGTGATCGATGAGGTTGTTGTCGGTGATGAACCGGTTGGTCTCCTCCAGCGACCAGGTGATGATCGGGGAGATCTTCAACCGGCCGGTGGCATCCAGCGACAGCGCCGGAGCCTGGGCACGGGTGGGCCCATCGGAGCGTCGCAGGCCGGTGATCCACCCCGCATATGGCGAGAGGCTGGCCGCGAGGGGCTCCACCTTACGCATCCGGCAGCACGCCGTCGGGTTGCTGCGGTACAGATTCTTTCCATAGAGCGAATCCTGCTCGGCGCGGGTGAGGATCGGCAGCGCGGTGACCAGGGTCTGGCTGTAACGCTCGTCCACTTTCCGGGCCACCTCGAGGGTCTCCTCGAAGTGATACCCGGTGTCCAGGAAGAGGAAATCCGCCTGCGGCAGGTGACGGGCGGCCAGTTCGGCCAGCACGGTGTTCTCCATGCTCAGCGTGACTGCGACACGGCCCGGCACGTGCTCCGCCGCCCACTCCAGGATGGTGGCGGCATCGGCGTGGTACAGCTCGTCGGCATGCTTGTCGACGAGCTCCCGGTTGCGGTGTGCGACCTCTTCGGGGAGGGGTGCGGTGGTGCGGGGGCCCTCCGGGGAGACCTCTGGGTCCTGGGTGGGACCGGCGTTCTTCAGTGCGTTGACGGTAACGAAGCTCATTGCTGTGTGTCCCCTCCTTCGGGTAGCTGGTGGCCGTGTCTGGCCAGTGATTCCTTCAGTGCCTGCGATGTGGATTTCGCGGCCGCGGGCCTGGTGACGGGGTCATCCTGGCCGTGGTACTTCACCTCGAACACCCGGGTGCAGTCCGCACACAACCAGGCGAACTCGGTCTCCTCATTGGGGAAGAGGACCTCACCGGCGCAGTAGGGGCAGAACAGCGGATGGTTGCGGTTGGGGTTCGGCTTGCGGCGCAGACTCAACTCAGATCCTCCTCCGCGGCGCGCTGGACCCACTCGCGGAACTGCTCGCCCTCGGTGCGCTGCTCCTTGAATTTGGTGACCACGCGGGTGACGTACTCCCCGACCTCATCGGCGATGACCTTGTGGCCCTTGAGCTTGCGTCCGAAGTTGGGGTCCAGGTTCATGGAACCACCGAGGTGGACCTGGAAACCCTCCACGCGGTTGCCGTCGGCATCGGTGACGGTCTGGCCCTTGAAGCCGATGTCGGCGACCTGGGTGCGGGCGCAGGAGTTCGGGCAGCCGTTGAGGGCGATCTTGATGGGGACGTCGAGGTCGCCGATGCGTTCCTCCAGCTCGTCGACAAGCTCGATGGCACGTGACTTGGTGGTGGCGTGCGCCAGCTTGCAGAACTCCAGGCCGGTGCAGGAGATGATGCCGCGGCGGAACTCCGACGGGGAGGAGTACAGGCCGACCTCATCCAGGTCGCGGGCGACCTCGGTGAGCTTCTCGCGCTCGATGTCGAGGAAGAGCAGCTCCTTGTCCGCGGTGGTGCGGATGCGGCTGATGCCGTGCTTCTCGGCGACATCGGCGATGGCGATGAGCTGCTCACCGGTGGTGTGCCCCACGGTCGGCTTCACACCGAGGTAGAACTTCCCATCCTTCTGCGGGTGGATGCCGATGTGGTCGCGGTAACCTGGATTGGTGGTGATCTCAGGCCCGTCGATGAGCGTGCGCTCGAGGTACTCGGTCTCAAGCACCTCACGGAACTTCTCGATCCCCCACTGCGCGACCAGGAACTTCAGACGCGCGCGGTTGCGCAGACGACGGAAACCATAGTCACGGAAGATACCGGCGACACCGGCCCAGACCTCGGGCACTTCATCGAGAGGGATCCAGGCACCCAGTGGCTGCGCGAGCATCGGGTTGGTGGACAGGCCACCACCGACGAAGCACTCGAAACCGACACCGTGCTCCGGGTGGACCGACGGCACGAAGGAGACATCCTGGATCTCGTGGGTGACATCCTGGCGGGCGTTACCGGTGATCGCGGACTTGAACTTACGCGGCAGGTTGTGGAACTCATCCCGGTCGAGGTAGCGCTCGCGGATGGCATCGATGGCGGGGGTGGCGTCGATAAGCTCCTCGGCGGCGACACCCGCAACGGGTGAGCCGAGGATGACGCGGGGAACGTCACCGCAGCCCAGCATGGTGGTCAGGCCGACCGACTCGAGTTTCTCCCAGATGGTAGGCACATCCTCGATGCGGATCCAGTGCAGCTGAATGTTCTGACGATCGGTGAAATCGGCGGTGGACCGGGCGTAATCACGGGAGATCTCACCGACGACGCGGAGTCGCTCCGGGGAGGCCTGGCCGCCGTCGAAGCGCACGCGCATCATGAAGAACTCATCCTGCAGCTCAGCGTCCGGGACCTGACCGGTCAGCTCACCGCCGAGGTCCTGTTTGCGCTGGGTGTAGATGCCGAGCCACTTGAAACGTGGCGCGATGTCATCCGGGTGGATGGAGGAGAAACCCTGCTTGGAGTAGATGTCGATGACCCGCTGCTTCACCTCGAAGGCAGCCTCATCCTGCTTGACCTCCTCGACGTGGTTGAGCGGCGCGGTGCCGTCGATCTTCCACTGCCCCTCGGGCTTGGGCTTGCGAGCCGGGCGGGCTGGCTTTGCTGCTTGTGCCGGCGCGGTTGTTGGCGACATGGTGTTCCTTGCTCCTGACAACGTGGTGCCCCACCGATCCTGTGGAGGCTGGTTCAACTTCTCTATCTGTCAGTGACTGAAGCTATACGTACCGATCTGTCTACAACAACCCTTAAATTCAGGATGTGTCGTGGATTTCACTTGAAAAAGCAGATTTAAATTGTTTTAGCTGGGGCTTTAAGGGTAGCTATAGTATGAATTGAATAGACTGGACGGTCTATATCTTGCAGAAATGATGAATTTAATCGGGAAAATGCTTTGCAGATCACGCCACTACTGTTAGCTTTACAGACCAAGCGGTCTATGGAGCTGTCTAATTGAATAGACAGAGTGGTCGGATCCCGCCGGCCCCACCACCGCATGACAATCCCCCAGAACACGCCCCCGCACCCTCGGGCACGAAAGGTTTCAAGCAGATGACCACCCCACTGCGCGTCGCCGTCATCGGCGCTGGCCCTGCCGGTATCTACGCATCCGATCTCCTCATCCGTAATGAGGAGCACGAGATCCACGTCGACCTCTTCGAGCAGATGCCCGCCCCCTTCGGCCTGATCCGCTACGGTGTCGCACCGGACCACCCACGCATCAAGGGCATCGTGAAGTCCCTGCACAACGTGCTGGACAAGCCACGCCTGCGCCTGCTGGGCAACATCACCATCGGCCGCGACATCACCGTCGACGAGCTGCGCGACTACTACGACGCCGTGGTGTTCTCCACCGGTGCCGTCCGCGACCGCGACCTGAACATCCCGGGCGTGGATGCCGAGGGCTCCTTCGGTGGCGCCGACTTCGTCGGTTTCTACGACGGCAACCCCCGCTTCCCCCGCGACTGGGACCTGTCCGCACGATCCGTCGCCGTGATCGGCGTGGGCAATGTCGGCCTGGACGTCGCCCGCATCCTGGCCAAGACCGGTGATGAGCTCAAGGTCACCGAGATCCCCGACAATGTCTACGAGAACCTGAAGCGCAACCAGGCGAAGGAGGTCCACATCTTCGGTCGCCGTGGACCTGCCCAGGTGAAGTTCACCCCGCAGGAGCTCAAGGAACTCGACCACTCCGACACCATCAACGTGGTTGTCGACCCCGAGGACATCGACTACGACGCCGCCTCCGAGGAGGCCCGCCGCTCCTCCAAGTCCCAGGACCTCGTCTGCCAGATCCTCGAGCAGTACGCCATCCGCGAACCGAAGGACGCCCCCCACACCCTGCAGATCCACCTCTTCGAAAACCCCGTGGAGATCCTGGAGAAGGACGGCCGCGTCGTGGGCCTGCGCACCGAACGCACCGAACTCGATGGCAACGGTGGGGTCAACGGCACCGGCAAATTCACCGAATGGCCAGTCCAGGCGGTCTACCGCACCGTCGGTTACAAGTCCGACGCCATCGAGGGCGTGCCTTTCGACGACCAGAAGCACGTCATCCCCAATGACGGCGGCCATGTCCTCCAGGCACCCGGCACCGATCCCGTCCCGGGCCTCTACGCCACCGGCTGGATCAAGCGCGGACCGATCGGTCTGATCGGCAACACCAAGTCCGACGCGAAGGAAACCACCGACATGCTCGTCGCCGACGCCGCCGCCGGCAAACTGGATGCACCGAAGTACACCGACCGCGATGCCATCGTCGAGCTTCTCGATGAGCGCAACATCCCCTACACCACCTGGGAAGGCTGGTACCGCCTCGACGCCGCCGAGCGCGCCCTCGGTGAGGCTGAAGGCCGCGAGCGCAAGAAGATCGTCGACTGGGAGGAAATGGTCAAGCACGCCCGCGAAGTGCCGGTGGTTGTCTAGGGCTGCTGTTGTTTCACGGTTCCGGGCGTCCGCAGGGGCATAGACGGTGACCTGTGAGCGCAGGGGTGCTCACAGGTCACCGTTTGCGGACTAAATCCCGCCCCACCAACCTGAAACCTACACAGACGGTGACCTGTGAGCGCAGGGGTGCTCACAGGTCACCGTTTGTTCCGGAGCCCCATGTCTAGACTGGATAACGTGGGTAAAGAGATCCTGAGGGTTGTTTGTCCTGCGCACGTCCCCAGCCGAGGCCCTGTGAAGTCCATAATCGCTGGTCCAGGGGGCGCCCCTTGCCAAGGTCGAGTTCGCGGCGGAGATCATGGATCCACCGGCCACTGGTGAAGGTCTCGGCTGTCACCCGGATCATGCGGGTGCCCAGATTCAGCAGGTCTTTTTCGCGGCGTCGCTCCTCCATCAGTGCCTGCTCGGTCGTCTGATCGGGGGAGCACCGGTACTTACCGCGGCCGTCGTATTCGACCAGGACCGATGAATCAGCGAACAACGCATCCGCGCGTCCGAGAAATCGCCCTGACTCATCGATGATCGATGCCTGCAGGTGCGGTGCGGGGAAACCGTTCTCCCACATCGCAACCCGCAGGGCAGATTCACGTGGGCTTTCCGAGGCGCCGTGAACCAGTAAGAGTAGATCCTTCAGGTTGCCCACCCCCTTGCAGCCGGTGAGGTGGGTTGCGTGTTCGCTCAACTGGGTCAGGGTGAACAAACCGTGATGCAGGCAGTGGTCAGCGGCGGTCACCGCATCAGCAAGTGGATGCCATCTCCCCAGGTCAAGGACGGTCTGGAGGGGTGTCGTCACGGATACGCCACGGTGGAGCTGGGGTGGTT
Proteins encoded:
- a CDS encoding nitrite/sulfite reductase, which translates into the protein MSPTTAPAQAAKPARPARKPKPEGQWKIDGTAPLNHVEEVKQDEAAFEVKQRVIDIYSKQGFSSIHPDDIAPRFKWLGIYTQRKQDLGGELTGQVPDAELQDEFFMMRVRFDGGQASPERLRVVGEISRDYARSTADFTDRQNIQLHWIRIEDVPTIWEKLESVGLTTMLGCGDVPRVILGSPVAGVAAEELIDATPAIDAIRERYLDRDEFHNLPRKFKSAITGNARQDVTHEIQDVSFVPSVHPEHGVGFECFVGGGLSTNPMLAQPLGAWIPLDEVPEVWAGVAGIFRDYGFRRLRNRARLKFLVAQWGIEKFREVLETEYLERTLIDGPEITTNPGYRDHIGIHPQKDGKFYLGVKPTVGHTTGEQLIAIADVAEKHGISRIRTTADKELLFLDIEREKLTEVARDLDEVGLYSSPSEFRRGIISCTGLEFCKLAHATTKSRAIELVDELEERIGDLDVPIKIALNGCPNSCARTQVADIGFKGQTVTDADGNRVEGFQVHLGGSMNLDPNFGRKLKGHKVIADEVGEYVTRVVTKFKEQRTEGEQFREWVQRAAEEDLS
- a CDS encoding FAD-dependent oxidoreductase, whose protein sequence is MTTPLRVAVIGAGPAGIYASDLLIRNEEHEIHVDLFEQMPAPFGLIRYGVAPDHPRIKGIVKSLHNVLDKPRLRLLGNITIGRDITVDELRDYYDAVVFSTGAVRDRDLNIPGVDAEGSFGGADFVGFYDGNPRFPRDWDLSARSVAVIGVGNVGLDVARILAKTGDELKVTEIPDNVYENLKRNQAKEVHIFGRRGPAQVKFTPQELKELDHSDTINVVVDPEDIDYDAASEEARRSSKSQDLVCQILEQYAIREPKDAPHTLQIHLFENPVEILEKDGRVVGLRTERTELDGNGGVNGTGKFTEWPVQAVYRTVGYKSDAIEGVPFDDQKHVIPNDGGHVLQAPGTDPVPGLYATGWIKRGPIGLIGNTKSDAKETTDMLVADAAAGKLDAPKYTDRDAIVELLDERNIPYTTWEGWYRLDAAERALGEAEGRERKKIVDWEEMVKHAREVPVVV
- a CDS encoding phosphoadenylyl-sulfate reductase codes for the protein MSFVTVNALKNAGPTQDPEVSPEGPRTTAPLPEEVAHRNRELVDKHADELYHADAATILEWAAEHVPGRVAVTLSMENTVLAELAARHLPQADFLFLDTGYHFEETLEVARKVDERYSQTLVTALPILTRAEQDSLYGKNLYRSNPTACCRMRKVEPLAASLSPYAGWITGLRRSDGPTRAQAPALSLDATGRLKISPIITWSLEETNRFITDNNLIDHPLTHQGYPSIGCATCTLPVAEGQDPRAGRWAGNAKTECGLHS